tagggtttaagtaataaatttttttactatacaaATTTTTAGGTTCGATATTTTTGTTACAagttaaaatatttagaaattaataaaacaataataaatatattttttgtattattattattattgaaaaacttCTCCTTTTTAAtggtttttttttcgtttttttcatCCAAATATAAATACTAATAGGTTTTCTTAGTAGTTAATTGGACATCAAGTTACGGGACTTCTATTCACttgataaatatattatttttatacctTTTAATTTTCACAAGCTAATAAAATTTTGGAGATTACCCCAATTATAACCACCTTATTAATCCATTCTTATTCcaatattcatatttttaaattatcaatacaatcataaaaaaatatattatttttttctatttatcataaataatgatcataaaaaatagtatcttgttttcttctctttatacacaatttttcttttaagataaaaaatacttttctctaataatttttaacaaatttttgttTCAGATATTTTAGTATGGGTTAGACAAAAAATCAATATCATATTATCATATTTTCGGTTAAACTATTGTTTTAAAAACCATAATTTGATGTAATGTATGTTGTGTCCAAAGTGTTTTTAAACATATAATATGAACATTCTTCTGTGACCTtatacttatttttaatattaatgattaaataatttaaataaaccaAATATATTACGATAACGATAAAtgtgtttatattatttattttattattataattatattaatactaATATAAAGTATAGATTTATTGTTGGTGTAATACATTGTTTTCTTGAAATAAAGCTAAACAAATATTGTTGTGAtaagttaaaatattaaaaataaataaaatttgtgaTTCCAATTACTAGGAATTTTAATTAGATAGAAgcctataaaaaaaatctaaaatccaAGCCAAAAGCATACACAAAggtataataaattaataatacacaaaaaaaagtcaaaagatTTAGATGTTTAATTCAAGACAAATAGCTAAATTAATTAACTTCACAAAGTCACAATTATTCACGTTTAACCTCACATAGAAAATCGGAAAATAGAAAATCAATTCAGAAGATTGGAAAATGGAAACACAAcaggaagaataaaaaaagaaaccaCGCGTTATTCTACAAATAAGATACTATAATTTTTATAGCATGTTTTTTTCTTCCGTCAACACCAtagaatttttctttaaattacgTATTTATTTGGGTATCACTCAAttcatagaaaaaaaattctaataaaaatataatttttttaatatatttagtaaatttttaataataaaaaataaataaaagatgttaatttaaaatttgtttggaaattatttaaaaaaaatttaataatttttttaaaaatttttttataaaaataaaagtgattttatgtttaaatatttaatgtaaaatttttttatctattaattaattattgtgcCCAAAcataattattagaaaaaaatatatttttacatgaaattatttttatatgtaaaaaatatatttttaaaaaaattatttaaaaaaatatgtaaatggTAGCTTTTCAAaacagattttttttattttttagtatttttgttttactattataaatttgtcaaacacactaaaaaaataaaaaaaatttattaattttgttttatcaatTTGATGGGCCAAACAAGCACTTATACTAATGAAAAACTCTCTTCATGCTAATCTCATGTGGAGATTTTCTGTGggattaaattaagaaaaatattgtgCAATGAATAGTGAATTATTGTTGATGATATATAAGTTGATAACAGACATAAACATTACATAGACGATATACTTATAGTCGTATATACACATGAAGTTTatgggattttttattttaataaattaaataaatattttatttactgaaataaataatgttaaaaattattataaaaatatgtcAGTCTCTATTATCTCATTTACAATGTTAGatagtttaataattttataaacaatAATGCGGTAGAAATtccataaatataatttatattagtgtaaaaataatctatttttCTTGCTTAAGGTGTTTTTTTATTGTActgtaatgtaattttttattaattaaaacaaCTATCCATAAGATAATTAtgttcttaaaaaatttattatttaaaaaattagatttttgcttaaaaaatttaatctaaaagaaattaaaaagagttttaaaatcaatttaacTTATTaggtaaataatttattataatatttaattgataaattattcacaattaatttaaaaaattatatttaacaaaactaaagtttttattgttattattataattgttttagtttattatttCATAGACCAATTTCTATTTATTAGATAATATTCACAAAAATCTCAAAGCTGTCAACACTTAGTGGCGGTAGCACACCAATAAAATCCaacaaataaattatcaaattaatccAACGTAATTAACATTCATGGCGTTGACAATTGGACGTAATTATCACCTTTCCTCTAGTGCCACCCTTCTTCAGAGAAAAAAATTTCCCTTCATCACAGTAGCATGACCCGTTATGTGCTCAAATAGTCAAATGCAAAATGTACTTTCTACTGTTGTTCCTAATTCTGTTTCTACTTTTGATTTTAGAGAAATGCTTTTGCTCAAATTTTAGCAAGATAGGCCTTTTAGTTTTTcctaatctttttcttttttccccttCAAAAAAGGACatgtaatttaaattagaaaatagcaaattgttttttttataatattatttgctCATCTAAAGTGTACTCATTAACATTATATTCATTCCGAtgataaaaatacaaaagttaGAGCCACCACGATGAATATCAACTATTAATTTCaaagattattttaaaatttaaatttaatttaaaaaattattttaaaacttaaatctatcaatatataaatttagtatatgaaaattttaagtattaacaaagtttgttttaaaattatatctaaattccaaatccaactaatttttttaggatattttatttaaataaatataaaaatattttaattagtttaagaaattaaaatattttcatactcatttaaataaaattttttcctcATCTCTGTTAGtttctttaaaaaagaaaagaaaaagaaaacagtgCATTGGTATGCAGTGCAAGTGTATACTTGAATTTAGTTCCTTAAGTCTTGAAAATGACTCCTAATACTTGtaaattaccaaaataaattatgtcttttaaTATTATCAGAATACAACACTTATATATTAAAGACATAAacgtatcttttttatttttatagtgtTACGGACCTGACCCACGGAATTTCACACTTGGGATGGCCTCCGAACCCGGTTACCCAGATCCAAACCACCTCACCTTTTCAGAAGGCCTGGAATCGACCtaacaatcaaattcaaatacctCCTCTTATCTTACCcaaagaagataagataagataatcaCCATTATGAGAGCCCCATGTCTCCTCATGTATGTCATTCAGTCTATACATCTTATGCCTCTCAGATCCATtttgacttgagcgtcggagtgcctttgcaggtaccaccccccattgcTCCAGTCAAATAATCCGACATCCGCCTCGACCTGCAAATTCCTGATCCATCTCTCAACCCGTACCGGAAGCATCCAGTACATATATAAACCGCGATAGGGATGTGGTAAATTATGATTTGGACGTAAGCCGCGGTAGTAGTTTTGCGATTTTTGATCAAATGCTTAAAAGGCATAAATGATAAACCACGATACCTCTATAGCGACTTATGCTTGcctatatcaatttaaaagttGGATGAATGATTAGGACCTTGTTTTATATCATTTTCAGGTTATATCAATAATAAACTTTAACATCTGATTGTTGTGccttattttgaatttgaattggtTGGTTTGGCAGGTGCTTAAATACGATTTAGGTTGAGTCTATACTCTACacgtttttgagttttgacacTACACTAGTTAGTCTAAACGATGATATGTTAAACTtgtattcatataaaaaaaattcatttatctACAATGTGTTGTATGCATATCATTCCAACTATCATGAGTTAATTAACTTAATATTCATTCTTTTTGGTGTACCATTCTAGATTGATTACAATCTGATGTAAACAAAAgtggtataaaaataatataagtttTCATAAGTAGTATtgtattaaactcaacaaaaaaaACATGATACAGTTCATACAAACAACACCAAAATATATAACAACTTCAACTACTTGTACATGTGTACTTAATGCATCACAATAAGTCACATAATATTAAGAATTTTAacctctcattttcttttcttattccaTTCTACCTTTAGAAAATGAGAATagttcttttcaaatttttttatagcaTTCCAATATAAATTCTATATTGTTAATTTCAAAAGACTACCAGACAGAATTCTATTttccaaatttttgtatgagttTTATATCATAGGAACTcaactttaatttaaaagatgactcagataatacaaaaaaaaatcaaattagatTTAATGtcagtataaataaaaaaataggttCGATGAATCTAAAACTGCTAttatgcataaacatgttaaaCTTGAAGACTATTTATGTGAAAGGTCTATGTAAATACGATTAGAAAATATTAAAGTagttgttataattttttatattaacaatGACATATCATTTTCTAGGGAATATATAAGCAAACATAAACGGCTATAGAAGTGCTGCGTTTATGCCTTTTAAGCATTCTATCAAAAATCGCGAGAGaaatataacattttttctCATACGCAACCAACGTAAACTGCTACACCTCTACTATTGTTTAATAGAAAAGATGCATTTACGTCTTCAATGTATAGATGTTATATTCTAATAATATTCTTGCCCTAAATTTATCATATAAGACAATCTCATTCTTTATTTCTACACCACAGTTAATATAACTTATCTACCATTCAAACTCTTACTACTATTGGGACTTACAATTTTACATAAGCACACTGTAAATAACATGACTAGCATCTGTATTGTTAATCAATGTGGCATCATCAAAGTAGGCATATTACTTTCGTGTGCATTGTAAACACTACTAATCATCATAATAGAGACAGACATAATTACAATGGACAGTAATTCCATTCATATTTGCTAAAACTGGATTATTTAAAACGCTACTAATCACCATCATCTTCCAACTGGATTCTTATCATCACACTACTAAGCACCGTCATCTTCCGGGTTGTTCACCCGTTCACATTCGTCAATCCACTCACTGTATCTGTATTGTTCAAATTAAGATTCTTGAGTCaggaaaaaataataacaaataaaaaccaAGCAAGGGAGATAGAGGCGGAGCATAGTTTGCAGATATAATTGTTGAACTTACATGTCAATTGGCTCCGATAAAGCtgcaaagaaaacaaacataTAAGACCACTAGCCTCAGCCAAATCTAATTgtgtaaataaatataaagtataaACCCAGTAATGTATGACTTTGCATTTTCCAGATCAAAAACATGTATCAACAACGCTTAACCAACCAaccaaaaattattatttattagctTTAACAATAGATCTTGTTTTCTTTCGAAATTTTCTCCTATTTTCAGAATGGCTTGACAATATAACAACGAGACAAGTCTAAAATGCTTCATATAACACACACCATCTCCAACTTCATCAAAAGTATGATAAGATACACCAAGATAATATCATCAGTTAGTGGTATTGAAACAAAAGCCTATTTATCAGTCACCAACTACTTTAAATAAGTATGATAAATGTAAACCACAGTACATTAAAACCAACCTGTGACAGTAGTGCTAAAGCTCTCTTGGCATATTCTGCAAGAAGCTTCCCCGATCAAGTTCTTCATATCACTGTAAAAGAATCACAAGAATGAACTTTGAACCGAGTACTATCAATAATTCTAACATATCAAATGGCGGCTTCCTGATTGATTTTCAGTGATACATAAGACTTGAGGTCTTTGTGCAAACGGCATACTTTAcaaaaacacataaaaatttgCTTACATGCGACATTCAACACTGGTGCCATGATTGCAGAAAGGGCAGCTGAAGACAGTGTCCAGCTTATCCATTCGCTTCTTTGGAGGTGGCTTCGACTTTGCCTTCCTCTTTCCCATCCCACAAATCCTGATCTTCATACAAGTGTTTTCAAGCAAGCAAAAGAATCAGTAAAagaaaacagtaaaaaaaattcCTATGCATTTCCTAAAAGGCTAAGACTTCAGAATTTCTTTCTAAGTTCTGAGTTTGACATGGAGCAACAGTCTGCAAGCCATTACAATTTTCCAGCAATTCAATCAAATAGGCAATTTTTTTTGGCTCCCTTTCTATGATTAACACTAATTAGAAATTGCTCCCAAAACAAAGAATCCTACAAGAGTACTATAATTTTCGGttgatcataaaaaaaattgaaagaaaattccGATTTCCCCCTGCAGGACGTATCTACTTACCAGATTTTTAATAGCTAACATTCACAAACCCTAAACGACACAAGCCCCATCATAGTCCTCTCTCCGAATCCCCTTCCCCGGAACACCAGAAAAAAAGGTACATAACAAGATTAATACAAGAAAGGTTGAAACTACTTCATTTGACTTCTTGTTTACACAAATTTTCAAGCAggaaaaacaaacaaagaaaaggaaaaagaaagaaagagaaagaaaattacaGATGAATTCTGTAATACATACGATGAAAAGAAACCCAAAGCAAATAAGGGATTAAGGAAAGAGATAACGTACAGAGATCGGAACAAGAAGCAGCACAAAAAGAGAATGCAGCAATTGGGAGTGAGGACTGAGGACTGGAAAGAGAAGTTAACCAAAGCGCTTactttattttaactttttcctttttcctttcaCCAATGATTAAATATCCTTTAATTATTAGGGTATGTATTAGTAGAGTAAATTTTACACGAACCAAACTACCGTTAGTTTGCGTTTGTTTGGCAGATAAAATCCAAAGATATAATCATATAAGACCCTCCCGTAGAAAACTAATTTCAGCCCCTACTTATAGTTCAgctttcataaaaaataattttatatcaactgaattttaattatttaatataattatttaactaattatattaattaattaaatcatatttaatttataaataattataatatttaattatatataaaataaaatatatgtatagtTAACATATATTATGCAACGttagttattatattaataaaatattatttaatttttttaatttaattgtcaCATGTTAAAATATCATTGATTAAAAATTGTGATagaatttatctttattttattttaatggtTAGTCTTCATTTTTTGTCAGATAAATAGTGAACTGGCCTTcgtttatttattattggacATGCTCTAAAGATACAAAATCGTAGGGCCGTCAAAACAAATCAAACCTATCGAGTTAGCCCGTTTACCCATTTAAATGGGTGGGTTTTGCCTATAAAATTAAGCTCATTTATAATTTGGGCTACACGGGATGAGCCCGATTAACCGAAAAAACGGCAGGTTAAACGGGCTAATTCGCGGGCTAAACGGATGGCtcgtttatttattttttttgcatttttttaaaaaagtaacaCTTCAACCCGACATTTCTTTCGATCCGACTCGAAAATCTAACCTATCAACtaaaaaaacattattttttaaaggtttttgacatagaaataatattttttgtcaatatttttcaacaaataaaataaaaggataaatggGCTGGCCCGTTTAATCCATCGGGCTGACCATAAAAGGTCCGGGTTAACAAATTATGGCCCGCGAATGGAGCGGGTTTAAACGGTCCAGCCCATTTAACCCACGGGTTTAGCGGGTTAGGCCTAATGGGCGGGGTTAGCCCATTTGACAGCCCTACAAAATCGTATTTACCAGATAAGATATAGATAAAAGATATTGGACTTGTTTGGAtgctattttcgaaaaaaaaaattaaagatatttttttaaaaaatcttttataaaaataaaagtaattttatgtttgaatatcttatactaatttttttttatctatcaattatgtttgagtTAAATAAggtaaaagtattttttatttatttattatgtaaaaaatatttttttaagcaaaaaagatcttttaaaaaaagatataaattgtagcttttttaaaaaagatattttttatttttttagtgcttttgtttttactattaaaaatttatcaaatacactaaaaaataaaaaaatcttttttttattgaaaaagatcttttttatcaatttaatgaCGCTCAAACAAATACCTTATATTTAGAGATACTGAATTAATCCTAACAAAAATGATGGGAGacactaacaagaaacacaatttattttttttattaattttttataatatattttttattattatatttttttgcaaattttttaaataaaaaaatgagaataaattgaatttttataatttgttttaatttatcaccaaataaaatacaaaatattaaattttatgtttctgTCATTTGTGTCTTGTTATCAGTGTCTTATCTTATCCATTATGATAATCAAACACACCATCATTGTTTAGTAAACCTAAACCTACTTTATTAAAATGtgtctaaaatatttaaaaattataattatttgaatcattttttaaaataatatagagATATATACCATACTCGAAAAATTTTAACGTTGACAATtatacaattaaaaattattcaaataaatatttgtCATGGCGGAAGGAGTCGCAATGACAAATGGCTACCATGGCGTAGGGGACGCAGAAAGAACGCAACAAcatgttgaagaagaaaaagcaaataCAAGAACACGGCGAAGTACTGTCATGGTAGAAGAAGACACAATAACGTGCCAAGGTAGTCTGGCGAAAAGGGACACGAAAGGAGACGCAGCGGCGTGTTGAAGAATTCAACAGAAAGCGGCGaacatgaagaagaaggaggttgTCAGAAGGTGACGCAattgtctttttcttctttaattgtcATGGCAGAAGGTGACGCAACCACgtgttgaaaaagaagaagaagcgaaCACGAAGAAGAAGGAGGTTGTCAGAAACGTCACTGAAACTCTTTGCCATCATCGGAACTCTCTTTCGACAGTCGCATCAGCATTTTCGTTTACTGGCGTCATCTTTTTTATGATCGggtgattttgtaaaattttaaaattttttaaacattattttgttaataaaaaaaattaaatactattttattaGTACCAAAACCTTTTAAATACCAATTTGTTATTTATCTCAATAATatattcaaataattattttatattcgaatagtttaaatgaaaatttattataaataatttattgtatTTGAAATGTACTCAGGGTCATATCTTATAATTTAgataaatatcttttaattttattagaattttataaCATCATAATCTGATGTTAAATTTAgatgataaagataaagatataaagtgaaaatataaatataattttttttatttttatacaaattaaaaattaataaaattttttatttaaacaaaaaagcATATATGAAGTGTGATATTAAGCAAGCGATCCAAGCCTAAATCTGACGCTACTTAAATAAGATAGTCTTTAAAAATAacagagaaagataagataagcaATTTGTTTAAAATCTACCTTATGACGATACTTTAAAAACTAAATCAGTAGTTGAATAATCCTAAAATTGACAACTAGGGTTTTTGACAAACGAATCGATTGTGACAGAGGGTGCATCCAATTTTCCTCTCGCTTGTGAAGATCAGTCCcagcaaaaagaagaaaaaaatctcCACACGGCATCATTGCTGTTAACCACATAAAGTCCCACTCGGCTTCACTGCTACTTTCGCGTGTTACTATTTTCCGCCATGGGAAGGGGAAAATTCAAGAGCAAGCCCACCGGTCGCCGCCAGTTTTCCACCCCGGAGGACATGGGTAAGCACAATTCAATTAATccccttttcaattttttttttctccttgaTCCCCGAGAAAATTCTGTTTTTCAGTGTAGCTTGTTCTAAATTAGCTTTAAGATTTGGGAGGTTTAACTTGTATTGGGATATGCTTTGATTCCTAACCCTACGTAACCTCTAATTCCATATTTCTTTAGCAAATTCTGATTTTTAAGCTTGAAAGAATATTTACTATTGATTTTTGGCTTGTGAGTATGTTCCAAATTTTTCGTATGGAGGTTTATGCTTATTATTCGAATTTCGGAAAATTCTGTTGTTTCTGTTTTTGGGTTGATCCAGATTAACTACCAGCTTGGGAGATTCTCGAATATGTtgtttatttgaattcaaatttacTGGTTCTACCTTCATGCCATGTGAAATAGAGTTATGTGCTTCTGTTTGATCGGTTCTAGATTCTATACTTGA
The genomic region above belongs to Arachis duranensis cultivar V14167 chromosome 3, aradu.V14167.gnm2.J7QH, whole genome shotgun sequence and contains:
- the LOC107480752 gene encoding transcription elongation factor 1 homolog isoform X2 encodes the protein MGKRKAKSKPPPKKRMDKLDTVFSCPFCNHGTSVECRIDMKNLIGEASCRICQESFSTTVTALSEPIDIYSEWIDECERVNNPEDDGA
- the LOC107480752 gene encoding transcription elongation factor 1 homolog isoform X1; amino-acid sequence: MLAIKNLIRICGMGKRKAKSKPPPKKRMDKLDTVFSCPFCNHGTSVECRIDMKNLIGEASCRICQESFSTTVTALSEPIDIYSEWIDECERVNNPEDDGA